One stretch of Tepiditoga spiralis DNA includes these proteins:
- the priA gene encoding replication restart helicase PriA, producing MNYYEVIPFTNLDYYTYSTELKLEVGQRVMINLRNKMIPALIYKKVEKIPEFKVKEIEFIIDELPLITFKHIKIIEEISKNFAISLGEASKLFFPPISSDMYKLKVVPISPLAPFQKPIFLNEFYKNFKSKSVANKKIRELSKNGIVKLELHIKRTKEKKESFFKLNKSIEEIMKIKISNTAMSVVNYLNMKDIINEKELYELGILKHGTTVLKTLMKKNIICEVNESQIYQYKKIILSDEQQKVVNEINALNDKPHLLYGVTGSGKTEVFFEIAKPLLENGKKILITIPEISLTPQLVNRIKNRFAEYNVSLYHSSLTSSEKLKTWYDSINGKTDIIVGTRSALFIPVKELGMIIMDEEHDTSYYQSEGTIYDGVEAAFIRSKIENIKLVLASATPRVKDYYRAINNEFYMEKIEKRIFSKMPEVEIINMKEEEKISWIFSKKVIKEIKKTLEKDKKIIIFTPTRGYANYIMCPDCGYIFKCSECDVSLTFHKNDMKLKCHYCGKEEKVPSVCPNCGNVNLQSRGYGTERVVNELMKLFPSEVILRVDRTVIRSYEELKKTFNYMKEPGKKIIVGTKMITKGLDIEDLHLVVVLDSDRYSNFPDYSAYESTGALILQVGGRSGRKERGKVLIQTFKPEEELYKAAKNHDYTMILNHEIKERKEFRYPPFSDMIIIMVYEEDKKNCEKISREIFNEVKEITREIMGPVDPIISRIKNKYRKQIILRGNINIESLRNVLKNFRNIKVYVNPPSTLL from the coding sequence ATGAATTATTATGAAGTAATACCTTTTACAAATTTAGATTATTATACATATTCAACAGAATTAAAACTTGAAGTTGGACAAAGAGTAATGATAAACTTAAGAAATAAAATGATACCAGCTTTAATTTATAAAAAAGTTGAAAAAATACCTGAATTTAAAGTTAAAGAAATAGAGTTTATAATTGATGAACTACCTTTAATTACTTTTAAACATATAAAAATAATAGAAGAAATATCTAAAAATTTTGCTATTTCTCTTGGAGAAGCTTCAAAATTATTTTTTCCTCCTATTTCTTCTGATATGTATAAATTAAAAGTAGTTCCAATTAGTCCATTAGCACCATTTCAAAAACCAATCTTTTTAAATGAATTTTATAAAAATTTTAAAAGTAAGAGTGTAGCAAATAAAAAGATTAGAGAATTATCTAAAAATGGAATTGTAAAGTTAGAACTTCATATAAAAAGAACAAAAGAAAAAAAAGAAAGTTTTTTTAAATTAAATAAAAGTATTGAAGAAATTATGAAAATAAAAATATCTAATACAGCGATGTCAGTTGTTAACTACTTAAATATGAAAGATATTATAAATGAAAAAGAACTTTATGAATTAGGTATATTAAAACATGGAACTACTGTTTTAAAAACATTAATGAAAAAAAATATAATTTGTGAAGTAAATGAATCTCAAATTTATCAATATAAAAAAATAATTCTTTCTGATGAACAACAAAAAGTTGTTAATGAAATAAATGCGTTAAATGATAAACCACATTTACTTTATGGAGTTACAGGAAGTGGAAAAACAGAAGTTTTTTTCGAAATTGCAAAACCACTTTTAGAAAATGGGAAAAAGATATTAATAACAATACCAGAAATTTCTCTAACTCCACAATTAGTGAATAGAATAAAAAATAGATTTGCTGAATACAATGTTTCGTTGTATCATTCATCTTTAACAAGCTCTGAAAAATTAAAAACATGGTATGATTCGATAAATGGAAAAACAGATATAATTGTTGGTACAAGAAGTGCTTTGTTCATACCAGTTAAAGAACTTGGTATGATAATAATGGATGAAGAACACGATACTTCTTATTATCAAAGTGAAGGAACTATTTATGATGGAGTTGAAGCTGCTTTCATTAGAAGTAAAATAGAGAATATAAAATTAGTATTAGCTTCGGCTACTCCAAGAGTAAAAGATTATTATAGAGCTATTAACAATGAATTTTATATGGAAAAAATAGAAAAAAGAATATTTTCTAAGATGCCAGAAGTGGAAATAATAAATATGAAAGAAGAAGAAAAAATAAGCTGGATATTTAGTAAAAAAGTGATAAAAGAAATAAAAAAAACTTTAGAGAAAGATAAAAAAATAATAATTTTTACACCGACAAGAGGATATGCAAATTATATTATGTGTCCAGATTGTGGATATATTTTTAAATGCAGTGAATGTGATGTATCTTTAACTTTTCACAAAAATGATATGAAATTAAAGTGTCATTATTGTGGAAAAGAAGAAAAAGTTCCAAGTGTTTGTCCAAATTGTGGAAATGTGAATCTTCAAAGCCGTGGATATGGAACTGAAAGAGTAGTCAATGAATTAATGAAACTATTTCCATCAGAAGTAATTTTAAGAGTTGATAGAACAGTTATTAGAAGTTATGAAGAACTTAAGAAAACCTTTAATTATATGAAAGAACCTGGAAAAAAAATAATAGTAGGAACAAAGATGATAACAAAAGGTTTGGATATAGAAGACTTACATTTGGTTGTTGTCCTCGATTCTGATAGATATTCAAACTTTCCAGATTACTCCGCATATGAATCTACTGGAGCTTTAATTTTACAAGTTGGTGGACGTTCAGGAAGAAAAGAAAGAGGAAAAGTTTTAATTCAAACATTTAAACCAGAAGAAGAGTTGTATAAAGCTGCAAAAAATCATGATTATACTATGATTTTAAACCATGAAATAAAAGAAAGAAAAGAATTTAGATATCCACCATTTTCTGATATGATTATTATAATGGTTTATGAAGAAGATAAAAAAAATTGTGAAAAAATTTCAAGAGAAATTTTTAATGAAGTAAAAGAAATTACAAGAGAAATTATGGGACCAGTTGATCCAATAATTTCAAGGATAAAAAATAAATACAGAAAACAAATAATATTGAGAGGTAATATAAATATAGAAAGTTTAAGAAATGTTTTAAAAAATTTTAGGAATATAAAAGTTTATGTAAATCCACCAAGTACTTTATTATAA
- a CDS encoding transketolase C-terminal domain-containing protein, producing the protein MKKFVSGDEAVAMGVRLARPHVISAYPITPQTIVVERLSEMVEDKSLKAEFLHVESEHSAMAAAMGVSSVGARAFTATSSQGLLYMSEVMHYVSGARFPIVMMNANRSIAVPWSIYGDQRDSLSQLDSGWIQVYVEDAQEALDMIIQAYKIAENKDVLTPMMVNLDGFVLTHTYELINLPNQEKVDEFLPPIDSIVKMDINDPKSLCFSTSPEHNMEFKYKQHVAMLNAKKVIEEVDKEYGDMFGRYYDGLIEEYKTTDAEVLLLTVGSITGTARVVIDKLRKNGQKVGLIKLRYLRPFPEEELQKISSKAKVLGVLEKDVSFGYEGTVFTNVSSALSKLENQPQIYNFLGGMGGRDISKEDIEDIILKLIDAHNGKKIDRVQFVNLKARV; encoded by the coding sequence ATGAAAAAATTTGTTTCAGGAGATGAAGCAGTTGCAATGGGAGTTAGGTTGGCAAGACCACATGTTATATCGGCATACCCTATTACACCTCAAACGATTGTAGTTGAAAGATTATCAGAAATGGTTGAGGATAAATCTTTAAAGGCAGAGTTTTTACATGTTGAATCAGAACATTCTGCAATGGCTGCAGCAATGGGCGTTAGTTCTGTTGGTGCAAGAGCTTTTACTGCTACGTCATCACAAGGATTGTTGTATATGAGTGAAGTTATGCATTATGTTTCTGGTGCAAGGTTTCCAATAGTAATGATGAATGCAAATAGATCAATAGCAGTACCTTGGAGTATATATGGAGATCAAAGGGATTCATTGTCTCAATTAGATTCAGGATGGATTCAAGTTTATGTTGAAGATGCTCAAGAAGCTTTAGATATGATAATTCAAGCATATAAAATAGCAGAAAATAAAGATGTTTTAACTCCAATGATGGTAAATTTAGATGGTTTTGTATTAACTCATACATATGAATTAATAAATCTTCCAAATCAAGAAAAGGTAGATGAATTTTTACCTCCTATAGATAGTATAGTTAAAATGGATATAAATGATCCAAAGAGTTTGTGTTTTTCAACTTCACCAGAACACAATATGGAGTTTAAATATAAACAGCATGTTGCAATGTTGAATGCAAAGAAAGTAATAGAAGAAGTTGATAAAGAGTATGGAGACATGTTTGGAAGATATTATGATGGTTTAATTGAAGAATACAAAACAACAGATGCAGAAGTATTATTGTTGACTGTTGGTAGTATAACAGGAACAGCAAGAGTAGTTATTGATAAGCTAAGAAAAAATGGTCAAAAAGTTGGATTGATTAAATTGAGATACTTAAGACCTTTTCCAGAAGAAGAGTTACAAAAAATATCTTCAAAAGCAAAAGTATTGGGTGTCCTTGAAAAGGACGTGTCTTTTGGTTATGAAGGAACTGTATTTACAAATGTATCTTCTGCTTTATCTAAACTTGAAAATCAACCACAAATATATAATTTTTTAGGTGGAATGGGTGGAAGAGATATATCAAAAGAAGATATAGAAGATATTATTTTAAAATTAATAGATGCTCATAATGGAAAAAAGATAGATAGAGTACAATTTGTAAATTTAAAGGCAAGAGTATAA
- a CDS encoding thiamine pyrophosphate-dependent enzyme yields the protein MNNIKPVNPRTITDEEFFYGHYACAGCGGSLAVRLALKVLGPGAFSALPAGCMSAVGFIYPQMAFKNNSIITPFASTAAVMSGMNAGLKALGVKDYQVVGFAGDGGTADIGFQALSGAIDRNDNVIYICYDNEAYMNTGIQKSGLTPYGAKTTTTPAGENLPGSIRPKKNMFEIVAAHGIEYAATASIAYPQDFINKLTKAKNINGTSYIHIYASCPTGWGIPENKSIEIARNAVETGLWYLAEYENEEFKLNKNPKDFKPIEDYLLKQGRFKHLKEKDLNKIKELRDKKWEKMRKNWILP from the coding sequence ATGAATAATATAAAGCCAGTAAATCCAAGAACAATTACAGATGAAGAATTTTTTTACGGACATTATGCTTGTGCTGGATGTGGAGGTAGTTTAGCAGTTAGACTTGCATTAAAAGTGTTAGGACCTGGTGCTTTTTCAGCATTACCAGCAGGATGTATGTCGGCAGTTGGGTTTATTTATCCTCAAATGGCCTTTAAAAATAATTCTATTATAACTCCATTTGCATCAACTGCTGCTGTTATGTCTGGTATGAATGCTGGACTAAAAGCTTTGGGTGTAAAAGACTATCAAGTAGTTGGATTTGCAGGAGATGGTGGGACTGCAGATATAGGGTTTCAAGCTCTTTCAGGCGCTATTGATAGAAACGATAATGTAATATATATTTGTTATGATAATGAGGCTTATATGAATACTGGTATACAAAAAAGTGGATTGACTCCTTATGGAGCTAAAACTACGACTACACCTGCTGGTGAAAATTTGCCTGGATCTATTAGACCAAAGAAAAACATGTTTGAAATTGTTGCTGCTCATGGTATAGAGTATGCTGCAACAGCAAGTATTGCATATCCACAAGATTTTATAAATAAATTAACTAAAGCAAAAAATATAAATGGAACATCTTATATTCATATTTATGCATCTTGTCCTACTGGATGGGGTATACCAGAAAATAAGTCAATTGAAATTGCAAGAAATGCTGTTGAAACTGGATTATGGTATTTAGCTGAGTATGAAAATGAAGAATTTAAGTTAAATAAAAATCCAAAAGACTTTAAACCAATTGAAGATTATTTATTAAAACAAGGAAGATTCAAACATCTTAAAGAAAAAGATTTAAATAAGATCAAAGAATTAAGAGATAAAAAATGGGAAAAAATGAGAAAAAACTGGATTCTTCCATGA
- a CDS encoding GntR family transcriptional regulator, with protein MKKNDSIYKELERRIIELTMKPGEIINEKELAQEFDVSRTPVREALLKLAEKELVEIIPRKGTYVSQIDIKKIKNTYEIKMYLEALAASLAAERATDEEVEEMLKVIEELKKLNPKKDYKKYIELDQLFHKLTRDASRNSMLIEYLENLNIITERFLQYIQYVVSDSTWYIESVILIAQAIKDRDSKKASKEAEEHVVYFLKELSQRFFM; from the coding sequence TTGAAAAAAAATGACTCTATTTACAAAGAATTAGAAAGAAGAATAATTGAGTTAACTATGAAACCAGGAGAAATAATTAATGAAAAAGAATTAGCACAAGAGTTTGATGTGTCTAGAACTCCTGTTAGAGAAGCTTTATTGAAATTAGCAGAAAAAGAATTAGTAGAAATAATTCCAAGAAAAGGAACGTATGTTTCACAAATAGATATAAAAAAAATAAAAAACACATATGAAATAAAGATGTATTTAGAAGCTTTAGCAGCTTCATTAGCGGCTGAAAGGGCAACTGATGAAGAAGTTGAAGAAATGTTAAAAGTCATAGAAGAGTTGAAAAAATTAAATCCTAAAAAAGATTATAAAAAGTATATTGAATTGGATCAATTATTTCATAAGTTAACAAGAGATGCATCCAGAAACTCAATGCTAATAGAATACTTAGAAAATTTAAATATAATTACAGAAAGATTTTTACAATATATACAGTATGTAGTTTCTGATAGCACTTGGTATATAGAGTCGGTAATCTTAATAGCTCAAGCTATTAAAGATAGAGATTCCAAAAAAGCTTCAAAAGAAGCAGAAGAACATGTTGTTTATTTTTTAAAGGAATTATCTCAAAGATTTTTTATGTAG
- a CDS encoding 2-oxoacid:acceptor oxidoreductase family protein, producing the protein MIEVRWHGRGGQGSFTAARLLGSAAALFENKYSLSFPSFGPERRGAPVLGFTKIDDTKIFDRSEVKESDYVIILDETLINKDILNGIKKGAKIIINTKDASKYTIFNDYEVYAIDATTMALNILKRPITNTAMLGALIGASEVVSLESAKNAIKSEMKESLIEKNIKILEIAYNEIKKAVR; encoded by the coding sequence ATGATTGAAGTAAGGTGGCACGGAAGAGGTGGACAAGGTAGTTTTACTGCTGCAAGACTTTTAGGTTCTGCTGCAGCATTATTTGAAAATAAATACTCTTTATCTTTTCCAAGTTTTGGACCAGAAAGAAGAGGAGCTCCTGTATTGGGTTTTACAAAGATAGATGATACAAAAATTTTTGATAGAAGTGAAGTAAAAGAATCAGATTATGTAATTATTTTAGATGAAACTTTAATTAATAAGGATATTCTTAATGGTATTAAAAAAGGAGCAAAAATTATTATAAATACAAAAGATGCATCTAAATATACAATTTTTAATGATTATGAAGTGTATGCAATTGATGCAACTACAATGGCGTTGAATATATTAAAAAGGCCAATAACTAATACTGCTATGCTTGGAGCACTAATAGGTGCTTCTGAAGTTGTTTCTTTGGAATCTGCAAAAAATGCTATAAAGAGTGAAATGAAAGAGTCTTTAATAGAAAAAAATATAAAAATATTAGAAATTGCTTATAATGAAATAAAAAAGGCGGTGAGATAA
- a CDS encoding AAA family ATPase, translating to MKKVPYGLQNFEDLILENYYYVDKTKYIEVLENMPEKYISFLRPRKFGKSLWLDTMSKYYDVKYSDKFDTIFKDLYIQKHPTPKKSSYHILEFNFSGLNTDSKEELKFDFNSEVYEKLSSFINRYNLNIKLNNSIKEPSTLLRTFINQYKELNLKTKIYLLIDEYDHFANELLSFKLDEFKNIVSKTGFVRKFYEVIKEGTRSVIDRLFITGVAPITLDSLTSGFNISKNMSTTLELNEMMGFTESEVKDILKEYQINDDILQDMKFSYNGYMFNERASEKVYNSDMVLYFISEYNREKRKPKDVIDMNIASDYKKIQNLFKLGEIVGINTEKDSHEVVNELLNEILLNSKTEIEVLTQAFNMERKLDIKDIKTLLFYLGFLTFEKENFYTYLKIPNYSMKKLYSEYFVESIEDRAKSYINTEKLELAVKRIVIDGNINPFANEIENVLKKLSDRDFQSFSEKHIKMLLFSYLILTPWAYVKSEYPVEGGYIDLAMFKRYEEVPYNAIIELKYIKKKDYTEKVYQEKIKEAVNQIKRYEKTINKEFNGPLKKVVMVFVGRELKYLDEVE from the coding sequence ATGAAAAAAGTGCCATATGGACTTCAAAATTTTGAAGATTTAATATTGGAAAATTATTATTATGTAGATAAAACTAAATATATAGAAGTATTAGAAAATATGCCGGAAAAATATATATCATTTTTAAGACCAAGAAAGTTTGGTAAGAGTTTGTGGCTCGACACTATGAGTAAATACTATGATGTTAAGTATTCAGATAAGTTTGATACTATCTTTAAAGACTTGTACATTCAAAAACATCCAACACCTAAAAAGAGTAGTTATCATATTTTAGAGTTTAATTTTTCTGGATTGAATACAGACAGTAAAGAAGAGTTGAAATTTGACTTTAATTCAGAAGTTTATGAAAAATTATCAAGTTTTATTAATAGATATAACTTAAATATAAAATTAAATAATTCTATAAAAGAGCCTTCAACTCTTTTGAGAACATTTATAAATCAGTATAAAGAATTAAACTTAAAAACAAAAATCTACTTATTAATAGACGAATACGACCACTTTGCAAATGAACTTTTGAGTTTTAAACTCGATGAATTCAAAAATATCGTCAGTAAAACAGGATTTGTTAGAAAGTTCTACGAAGTCATAAAAGAAGGAACACGATCAGTTATAGACAGACTATTCATAACAGGAGTAGCGCCAATAACCTTAGATAGTTTAACGAGTGGATTCAACATCTCAAAAAACATGTCAACAACCTTAGAATTAAATGAAATGATGGGATTTACTGAAAGTGAAGTCAAAGATATTCTAAAAGAGTATCAAATAAATGATGATATTTTACAAGACATGAAGTTTAGCTACAATGGATACATGTTTAATGAACGTGCAAGTGAAAAGGTTTACAACAGCGATATGGTCTTATACTTCATCTCTGAATACAACAGAGAAAAAAGAAAACCAAAAGATGTAATAGATATGAACATAGCAAGTGACTATAAAAAGATTCAAAATTTATTTAAACTTGGTGAAATCGTTGGAATAAATACAGAAAAAGATAGTCATGAAGTTGTAAATGAACTTTTGAATGAAATACTATTAAACTCAAAAACAGAAATTGAAGTATTAACTCAAGCTTTTAACATGGAAAGAAAACTCGATATAAAAGATATAAAAACCTTACTCTTTTATTTAGGATTTTTAACCTTTGAAAAAGAAAACTTCTATACATACTTAAAGATACCAAACTATTCAATGAAAAAGTTATATTCAGAGTACTTTGTAGAATCAATAGAAGATAGAGCAAAGAGTTATATAAATACTGAAAAGTTAGAACTTGCAGTAAAAAGGATAGTAATAGATGGAAACATAAACCCATTTGCAAATGAAATAGAAAATGTATTGAAAAAACTATCAGACAGAGACTTTCAAAGCTTTAGTGAAAAGCACATAAAGATGCTATTGTTTAGTTATTTAATCTTAACACCATGGGCATACGTTAAAAGCGAGTATCCAGTAGAAGGTGGATACATAGACTTAGCAATGTTTAAAAGATATGAAGAAGTACCCTACAATGCAATAATAGAATTAAAATACATAAAAAAGAAAGACTATACAGAAAAAGTATATCAAGAAAAGATAAAAGAAGCAGTAAATCAAATAAAGAGGTATGAAAAAACCATAAACAAAGAGTTCAATGGGCCATTAAAAAAAGTAGTGATGGTATTTGTTGGTAGAGAGCTAAAGTATCTTGATGAAGTTGAATGA
- a CDS encoding 4Fe-4S binding protein, translating to MNYKENRPKIIEFKNPEHIDDFPVGTTVPSGQLVKKNSGWRTFKPVINKDVCVNCLNCYIFCPDGVIYKSENKVDVDYDFCKGCGVCANECRVNAITMVKEGEE from the coding sequence ATGAACTATAAAGAGAATAGGCCAAAAATAATAGAGTTTAAGAATCCAGAACATATAGATGATTTTCCTGTAGGAACAACTGTTCCATCTGGCCAATTGGTTAAAAAAAATTCTGGTTGGAGAACCTTTAAACCAGTAATAAATAAAGATGTTTGCGTTAATTGTTTGAATTGTTATATTTTTTGTCCAGATGGAGTTATTTATAAATCCGAAAATAAAGTTGATGTAGACTATGATTTTTGTAAAGGTTGTGGTGTATGTGCAAATGAATGTAGAGTAAATGCAATAACTATGGTCAAGGAAGGTGAAGAATGA
- a CDS encoding alpha-amylase family glycosyl hydrolase, whose amino-acid sequence MKKFLTLFMIFLSTFIFSNKVAFFYTKDASMVKIIGNFTNFEEKNFKKTTTGIWKYEIDLKVGKYFYRYIVDGKEILDPLNTNYEEYDGKLYNIRKVEEMYIPQKGDSKIKDIYFDVSRKYINPVKSGEIYLSIEFDKSDVEDVSLISNADKVEKNFYSLKDKDKYVFHIFTKSDKLKYLFYIKDGEKIKFGYNDSFFTFDFKHPQIKYFDVPTWSKGRIYYQIFPERFKNGDKTNDYVSTQNWNGPYNRNQLLFDFFGGDLQGVIDSKEYLKELGIEGIYFNPIFEADSTHKYDTKDYLKIDPHFGTEKVFKDLINTFKKENIKIILDGVFNHTGSDFFAMKENFEKQKKSNYLDWYFIKKFPIIKSADNYECWWNYSDLPKLNINNSQVRGYFDEVLGKWMSFGIDGWRLDAVDQIQTSFWSNFIYPAIKNTNKDALIVGEYWKDASDYFKDPSFDSVMNYIFRDSAISYANGGNARNFVNTTNSYLNKYPPQVLNSLWNMLGSHDTERIFTMLHENLWSLKIAVGLQMTFVGAPVIYYGDEIGMTGGDDPFCRKPFTWDKTKWNMDIFNYYKKLIEFRKNHKALREGSYKVLKTKISTIVFERVFNEDKVIIITNSKKIKTKIDLSLDGKYKDILTGNEYTKINYANPRSIMILYKE is encoded by the coding sequence ATGAAAAAATTTTTAACTTTATTCATGATTTTTTTATCAACCTTTATATTTAGTAATAAGGTTGCATTTTTTTATACTAAAGATGCAAGTATGGTTAAAATAATTGGAAATTTTACAAACTTTGAAGAAAAGAACTTTAAAAAAACAACAACGGGAATATGGAAGTATGAAATAGATTTGAAAGTAGGAAAGTATTTTTATAGATATATAGTAGATGGAAAAGAAATACTAGATCCTTTAAATACAAATTACGAAGAATATGATGGAAAATTGTATAATATTAGAAAAGTTGAAGAGATGTATATTCCTCAAAAAGGCGATTCAAAGATAAAAGATATTTACTTTGATGTATCACGAAAGTATATAAATCCTGTAAAATCAGGTGAAATATATTTATCTATTGAGTTTGATAAAAGTGATGTTGAAGATGTTAGTTTAATCTCAAATGCAGATAAAGTAGAAAAAAATTTTTATAGTTTAAAAGATAAAGACAAATATGTTTTTCATATTTTTACAAAATCAGATAAGTTAAAGTATTTATTTTATATAAAAGATGGAGAAAAAATAAAGTTTGGATACAATGATTCTTTTTTTACATTTGATTTTAAACATCCACAAATAAAATACTTTGATGTACCAACTTGGTCAAAAGGAAGAATTTATTATCAGATATTTCCTGAAAGATTTAAAAATGGAGATAAAACAAATGACTATGTTTCAACACAAAATTGGAATGGGCCATATAATAGAAATCAATTATTGTTTGATTTTTTTGGTGGAGATTTGCAGGGAGTTATAGATTCTAAGGAATATTTAAAAGAATTGGGTATAGAAGGAATTTACTTTAATCCTATTTTTGAAGCGGATTCTACGCATAAATATGATACTAAAGATTATTTAAAGATAGATCCACACTTTGGAACAGAAAAAGTCTTTAAAGATTTAATAAATACGTTTAAAAAAGAAAATATAAAAATAATTTTAGATGGTGTTTTTAATCATACTGGATCTGATTTTTTTGCAATGAAAGAAAATTTTGAAAAGCAAAAAAAATCAAATTACTTAGATTGGTACTTTATAAAAAAGTTTCCTATAATAAAATCTGCAGATAATTATGAATGTTGGTGGAACTATTCAGATTTACCAAAATTAAATATAAACAATTCTCAAGTAAGAGGATATTTTGATGAAGTTTTAGGAAAATGGATGTCGTTTGGTATAGATGGATGGAGATTGGATGCAGTTGATCAAATTCAAACATCTTTTTGGTCTAATTTTATTTATCCTGCAATAAAAAATACAAATAAAGATGCTTTAATTGTTGGTGAATATTGGAAAGATGCTTCAGATTATTTTAAAGACCCTTCTTTTGATAGCGTTATGAATTATATCTTTAGGGATTCAGCAATATCATATGCAAATGGAGGGAATGCAAGAAATTTTGTTAATACAACTAATTCTTATTTAAATAAATATCCACCTCAAGTTTTAAATAGTTTATGGAATATGTTGGGATCGCATGATACTGAAAGAATATTTACTATGCTTCATGAAAACTTATGGTCTTTAAAGATAGCAGTTGGATTACAAATGACATTTGTTGGTGCACCTGTAATATATTATGGTGATGAAATAGGAATGACCGGCGGTGACGATCCATTTTGTAGAAAACCTTTTACTTGGGATAAAACTAAATGGAATATGGATATATTTAATTATTATAAAAAATTAATTGAATTTAGAAAAAATCATAAAGCTTTAAGAGAAGGAAGTTATAAAGTTTTAAAAACTAAAATAAGTACAATTGTTTTTGAAAGAGTTTTTAATGAGGATAAGGTTATTATAATAACAAACTCAAAGAAAATAAAAACTAAGATAGATCTTTCATTAGATGGTAAGTACAAAGATATACTTACAGGAAATGAATATACAAAAATTAATTATGCAAATCCACGCAGCATTATGATTTTATACAAGGAGTAG
- the pdxT gene encoding pyridoxal 5'-phosphate synthase glutaminase subunit PdxT, producing the protein MKKVGVLDLQGGVEEHINLLDKIDNVESIRIKKAEQIDSIDALILPGGESTTMSKLIKKYNLSEKIKNFKGPIWGTCAGLILLSKKIENDEKTETLKLLDITVKRNAFGSQLNSFIKKEKISVLQYPFEMVFIRAPIISKTNNNVEIIAKTNDKIVGIKQGNIIGTSFHPELTNDKSFHEYFLSLIK; encoded by the coding sequence ATGAAAAAAGTAGGTGTTCTTGATTTACAAGGTGGTGTTGAAGAACATATAAATTTATTGGATAAAATTGATAATGTTGAAAGCATAAGAATAAAAAAAGCAGAACAAATAGATAGTATAGATGCATTAATTCTTCCTGGTGGCGAAAGTACAACTATGAGTAAATTAATAAAAAAATACAATCTTTCTGAAAAAATTAAAAATTTTAAAGGTCCAATTTGGGGAACTTGTGCTGGTTTAATACTACTTTCTAAAAAAATAGAAAACGATGAAAAAACAGAAACACTAAAACTTTTAGATATAACAGTAAAAAGAAATGCATTTGGAAGTCAACTAAACAGTTTTATAAAAAAAGAAAAAATTTCTGTTTTACAATATCCATTTGAAATGGTTTTTATTAGAGCTCCTATAATATCAAAAACAAATAACAATGTGGAAATAATCGCAAAAACAAATGATAAAATAGTAGGTATAAAACAAGGAAATATAATAGGAACATCTTTTCATCCTGAATTAACTAATGATAAATCATTTCATGAATATTTTTTAAGTTTAATAAAATGA